The Polypterus senegalus isolate Bchr_013 chromosome 1, ASM1683550v1, whole genome shotgun sequence genomic sequence GGTGCCAGAGTGGCTGTTTAGAGTGATGCCATAAGCAAAAcaattttggttcccaaaagactcaTCCATGAGTGTTCCAGAATGatccatttatatatttatttagatctgtaaggCTCCATACAGTGAAGAATTATGATTAGATGGTAACAGTATTACATTGGtattgtgaaataccaatggctcctgattttaaaaagactcttgCCGCATACATCCTCTAGCAAAGGTTAAGCCCgtgttttcttaatctgtcagtGTCCTGCAGCCTgccatacataaaaaaaaaaaaaatacgacaTCTTAGGAAGATTTTCCAACCTAAAACAATCAAATGCAAAAATACCATTACAGAATGAATTGTTCTTTGTCGAGCCATGGTTCTGTGAGGAACTACACAAGGTAATATAGTGTCATTAAAGAACCGCTATTTTAAAGAGCGCACGAAGAAGCCCTGCAAACTCGAAGAGCGATCTAGGTATTTGAAACAGCGCGGGGCAAAGTTCTAGCTGTAAATATTTATGTAACTCATATCCATCCGTTATTTTCAGTCTGATCCAATGAAAGCCTATATCCAATTATTAAATGTCTTTCAGGTCAATTAAGCGCATGAACAGacagaacaaaacacatttttattaggTCGAACAACAATGCATTGTTGATAACTGAGTCCAAATCTACAAGACAGGCTAAAGTGTTtaagtaaatatgtttttttaaccttATCTTGAATCGGAATTAAGTGTTTTAAACGAGGCTCAAAGAGACCAGTACTTTGTCAAATGGATGCTAATCTTTTCCGTTTTCAAATAAACAGTCAATGAATACTCTCCTAGACCCCACATTGCACTAACACTAGCATCTCACCCGCATGCAGTTACCAGCATACTGGGCGTATGCGTGTAATGTGCAGCTTTCCTTCCAAAAGAATGAagaattttttcttcacttatcgCATCAGGTTATCCATCAAGTGCCATTTTCAAAGCTTTGCTGGAGGCTATAAAACAGCACACCGCTGGAAATTCAAAACAATAGAGCTGGCGTTAAAGGTGATACAGAATCTGACTCATACTTGGATACAAAAACGTCAGTTGAAAGCAACCAAACAGTGAGGAAAATTAATTTGGCCAGACTGACACGTCTAATAGTTTTGCACCGCCATCGAAGGTGTCAGTGACAGGTGTAAAAATAACACATCAGTCATAAACAGATCGTACAGTGTTGTATGTATGCCCATACTAATGGAGAAGTATGATAACTATCACCAGTTCGATTCACCATGAATCGAAATAAGCAAATTtgatcttgtgtgtgtgtgtgtgtgtgtgtgtatctggtGTATATCGCTCTTCACTGAGTTCAAGTAGGCTATCTACGTGTAATGTAACATCGATTATCAAACTACCACTTGAATTCGATCGATCActattttatatagtgactttaataGAGAGCACAAtcgattttattattatattcattattttatatagcgcttttctactcaaagtgctttacacagagGCTGCACTTTAAACATCATCAATGtgtagcattcacctggatgttgcgacggcagccattcttgcggcactacgctcaccacacattaggtgGAGAAGGGATGAAACCAAGGACGGATctacaatcttaaaaataaaggtgccagagtggttcatCAGAGCGATATTTGCTGTTAGACCCATCCACACGAAGGTTCaaaaaagaatctttatttatttagatctgtaacaagcTGCATACATTAAATAACCACGAATAGATGGTGAGATCTGTAAAACACCAgtggtcatgattttaaaaggactctcgctgcatacagtaacacaagcTAAGTCAAGGTTTTCCTAGTCTGTTAATGTCCATAGGTGacttacattacattacagtttTCTGGTTTCTTATTCATATTAGGAAGCTTTTACACAGGATAAAGAACCAACGTCATATGTGAAGAACCCTTCAAGAGTGACACGGTTCTTTGAAAATagttctacgaggaaccacacgACCCATTCAAGAACCATATACTGCAAGTAAATAACCATTTTTGGAGTGTATGGAGTGCTGCTAGGGGTTATGCACCCCTAGAAAGTTACACCGTCTGTCCAACCATAAATTGAGGTGTGAAAATTGATTCCACTTTAAAACCTGATAGCCATGTGAaggcagtggtaaaatcttgctttttcaagttgaggcggctgtcaaaaatcaagcctgttttgtctaagcacaaccttgaaacagtgatacatgtttttataacatctcgtctagattactgcagtgcgcttctttttggaattagacAGGCCTCCACTGCTCGCCAACAGCTGGTGCAAAacgctgctgctcgatttttaactggcacaataAAGCATCAGCATGTTACCCCTagtttggcttcccttcactgacTTCCAATTCTTTTTCGAATctattttaagatccttgtatttgtttttaaatcttttaatggttgCACCCCACtttatttgtcagaactgctgcacTCTTACGTACTGTGTCGCTCTCTCaagtcagcagaccagatgcttttacgtgttcctaTGACatgatgcaaactccgaggtgatggagctttttcagttgtagccccaaaactctggaatgatttgccgttgcacgttaggcaggctcatTCCCTAGCTGCTTTAAAAcctatttaaaaacatattttttactctctggcttttaacccagatATGTTGGCTacctgtatactttttattaagaataattTCAGTTCTTATATGTTTATGAGTTTCTGTTTCATTTGCCCTTTGGTTtcgtgtgtctgatatgttgggttttctttttttttattgtacatcaCTTTGGTCAGccatgatgttgtttttaaagtgctttataaataaataaataaataaataaataaataaataatgtagacTACTAATGTTTGTGCCGCCGAAGCTGTGCCCTCCCCGCACTCGATAAGCACCTAAAAGATCACTCCCCAAACCCACCACTTCGATAgcttagcttgaaatgccaagGGGAACCACGCAGTATGTTTATGTACCAGCCTAAGCGATCTAAAACCGGCCCTGGGTGAAACAGACAACCAGTTACAGACCGGGGGCGATAGGAGCCAGAAAGGACAaggtgggcaatttagctagGACATATCGGCATGCACCCTGCACCTTTCGAAAGATGTCCGGGTATCTTTTACGACCTCAGAGAGTTATTTAGGTTTTCATCCAAAGGACGGCGCCAGTTTTCATAATGCAGCATCTAAGTCATTGCACTGAAGCGCAGGTGGGATTGCTGCTGACATTTTACTCTATAGCAGTCCTTCATAATGAGCAGCGTCACAAGATGtgcaaagcaagcaaaattacaaTTTTAGCATGGAGTAACTATACAAATTCTTCCAAATCATCCATGATCTTAACATGACTCTCGCTGCATAGGTACAGGGTGGACCAGACCTAATGCAGATCgcgatcgtctggatgactttgatttatgcggggacgatttcagttcggctcaaagacgattcttcatgtcgtcagttcgcacacttctagatggtccgggatttttcgggaattttctatgtaataaacttaataagttatagcgtaatgacaaatgcataattagatctggaccaccctatacaagtGCATAGGCTAGCCTTTAATGTCCTGACAGGCAGCCAACCACAcattagagatttcagttttgttttgtttttcctacatattgcaaagtttttcaaagcacaaacaacCAATTTCATATGTGatgaacccttcccagaattaaatttgctttgtcaagcaatggctctacgagaaaccacacaacccagcaaAGAATGATGCAATTTaagaactattatttttaagagtgcacttCAAGAGTTTTCTCCTACTTTGTGCCCAGTCCTGCGCCTTGGGTTAAGCGAGTTTCAGATGTTTGGAAAGATCTATTATTTACATTAACAACTGGCGCGGGATTGTAACTTATAGTTTACTGTCGTGCTTATTGTCTTCAGACCGCTGCGCTTAAAGTACAGGATTTACAGGATGGACAGATAGCGATCGAGAAGTACAAGCTGCCCACAAGGCCTACTGTACACAAGGGCACGTGTGACATGTTAGGAAAACTTTACTGCGGCGGTACCGCTGCAGATCTTGCGCTTAGATAAGCTGGGTACACCCCTATGGCGGCCGGTCgttcagtgttttttgtttttttttaaccagtgatgaaggaggattttttttctgaatatttccTGGTAAGATTACCTGAAACTTCAAAATCAAAAGTCAGGATTAACCCCTATAGCTGCCGGGCGTGCGCTCCCGGGGCTTATTCAGCAGCACGCGTGGGCGCGTGTGCTTGTGCAAAAAGGTTATCGCGAATGCCAGAGCCTCGGAGCAAAACGTCAGGTAGCAGCCGTATTATCAAATTCCAGTCGTCTGCCCAAGAGCAGCGGCGCCTTCTGAGAAGATGGCAGCACAAATATAAGCGCACACTCTCTACAACACGTTCTACACCATTCCTGTCCAAACTCCGGATCAACACCATTTACGAGCGCGTGTTAAGCCCATGTTCAACAGTCCAAGCAAAGTCCTCTCTCACTGAGCCTGCCGAAAGTCCGCACATGCGCCGAGGTCTGAAACTCCTTGTTTTTATTCATGCATTTCTGTTAGCTGAAGATCGTACTATATATATTATACCTGCAGGAGGAAGGGTAGCTGGACAGGGCCCGCCAACCCTCGTTCCGTTTCATCATTGACCTTGCGGTAGGTAGCACATGGGCGCGTGCGGGGTTTCTTTCACACGTTGATTCGGCAAATtcagaaaactacaaagcatCAGTTAACACTTTTTAATCACTTTCATATATTGCCGGgagctgaaaatggatggatcattttTCGTATGCTTAGTGCCTGTTGTCACTCTGAGCATTGCCTGGTGGGACTCGCTCTCTTGTGAACTCCATTTTCTGAATGTACTTTGTTCATCAAAGGATTTTAATTTAGTAATTTTTGGCACAGGGGTTGATCCATCAAaaatccatcacaggacacacctGGAATTACCACCCCTAATGTGTTTATGACAGAAACCTAGAGTACTGGAAAATGCCCAAAAAATAGAGAAAGCACTCAAACTTATGAAGATAGTTAATGAGCTGGGAGTAAAACAAGGATTGCTTGGAATATAAGGCAGCAACATTGACTACTGTGCTACGCAATGCCTTACCAGAAAATAGTACTGGGTACAGAATAAAGTACTCAGTCCATCTGCTGCTCGAAATGACACACACAGTATACTCACAAGTACCCCATACTGCCAGCCGACAGACCTCAGAACTGCAAATAATGTGTAAGGCTGAGGGAAATCAGTACTCGGTGGTTATACACTGCTTTACAATATAAAGTATTTGTTGGTAATCAAACTAATAATGTATTCAATTCACCATTGCTTGCAAAACATCTTTGACAGAAAAGTATGGTTTCAAGAACTGAAACCTTTTCACTTTCCTTGAATGATTCATAAATGTAACAACTTTTGTCttggttttttttatctttgctttttaaaaaacagaacagtCCAATGGCACGATATACAATCAAACATATATTAATTAAGGGGCTACAAAcatttacttcaaaatattttttgccacttttgtagcaacattcaaaattaaatttgttaAGTTATGGAAGTGCTCTGGTAACAGTAAACCTCTGATGGGGTATAGCTGAGGTCAACCTAGGCAGGAAGGATAACGAAGTGGGCTCAAGAGCAACAGATTAAACTCTTCAATTACCAAGGCATTTTGAATTTTTGTGGCTATAGGGGCCCAGATAAGTTTTTATAGTGTGCTGTTGAAATTGAATTTTCTTATCTGTAAGAATCCTGGGTGGGTTtactgattaagaaaaaaaaagtcttttcacTTGGCTTATTTCTTGTAAACATGGAacaatgttttatgtttgtacaTGCCTTCTGCAAACACATTTCCAACTGACCAATAAATTCTACCTATATCGAAGCAGTTGGACTATGTAATTTACAAAGCAAGTTGTTTCCTTCACAATATGTGATCCAGACAAGTCACTTCAAAATCTGTTCCCAAAGTGTATATTATTAGTGATCTGTGAATGGCAGCTTTAGGTAGTGATGAATGAATGGCAGCTTTATGAGGCTGACAGTGTATCTACCAATGTGGTTATTTTTCTGGACATTCTTAACTAAAGTATTCAGGTAAACGCCCACCAATCTCAAACAAtatatggatttttctttattGGTAGGTAATATTTAACTATCAATTTGTTCAAGTTCCAGACTTCTAAAATAAATGCTACTCCATTGATTCATGCCATTTAGCTATAGTGCCTGAACATGAAAAGTTCTTTACAGGTTTATTGgttgaattaaaatgaaatgcagcacacAGGAAATGTTTTAAGAGGGGAACTGCTAATGAAACGCCCCCTCTTCTGTGTCAGTAATAAACATATGTTTGGAAGGATTTAGCCACTTGCTGCAGAGGCAGTGCTAAATAAATGGAGAGTAATTACTACAGATCTTTAATGTCCAATAAAAGATATGACAAGCAGATTCCACCCAATTAGTCATAATGAGAATGAATAATCCCGCAATTAATTGATATCAGGCAAATGACCACACCTGTTAACTTTAGTCTGTATAATTACAAGACAAGGAACAATTCGACTTCTGTTAGGCAGTTTTAATTAttgtacattaataataatacaaataaaacattttaaacaatctaTACTCTTTAAGGctcatgaaatacaaaaaaaaaattaatctctttttacataaaattagaatattttaCAAAGGGTGAAATAAggttatggaaaaaattaaattatattgcaTGTTACGGTGATCACACAAAAAAGGTTTAGAgtcaaaagacaaaaacaatgtTGAAATATTATTTCAACAGCAGCATATGAAATAAGGAACATTTTATAGCAGCTGGAATGCACTTTGCAAACTGCTCTTCATTTAATGTACAGACAAGTAGGCAGATGTTCCTTATCTATAAGGCAGTAAACACTTTCTCTTTACACCTGCAAATCTCAGTACCAGAAgctaattattattttcatggctCACTGTTACCTTTTCCTCTCAATTCTTTAGGACTGATGCAGATAAGTGTTTTATCATTGCACAGCAGCATGTTGTTTGGCTGCTCCTAAATGCTAATAAACCCTTCATTAAGGTCATTTCAACTATATTTTCAGTTAATTCAGCTTTCTGCGAGTTAATTTCTTTTTACACCATGTATTAATATCAGTGTCaacttatttttttcacaaattctagAGATATTATTTGTTTGAAGTACAGCTAGAAATGTGTATGGAGCTTTACTTGCCCACTGATTACAACACCTTTTTGACATCTTCAAGCATAACAGTAGTAAGCGTTTCAGTCAGAATGCGAAGGCCCATCTCCTGCATTACATACAGCATGGATGTCATTGGTTTAGCCGAAATACATGTAACCAAGGTGATAATGCAGCTACTATTCTATTTGAACACTTAGACTGAAACTTCAAACCAGTTCGGTATGACATTTATGTTCTTCAAATTAtcagtacatttttaaagttcaggaaaagaaaaaaacaatttgcagCTATAAACATGATAAGTATACTttttacacaactgaaaaaatTCAAGTGCATTTATTAGCCTTATACAGAGTGCACTACCAGCAAAATAACAGTCCAAGATGGCAGGTGCGACGTGCCTGGCATAGTCAGTTATTTAAACTGGGAATGTAAAAACACAATGTACTAATACTATAAACTTCCTCAATGTCTAACAGTATAAAACCTCTTCTGTGCACTGTTCAAGAACCACACTTGTGGCTTTCCTTCATTGATTGTGCTCCTTGGTCCGGACCACTTGTTTCACAAGGTTGGCATAGTAATAATTAAATAGGAAGCACATAGCCTTGCTCAGCAAACACTTCATCAAGAACAGTCAGAAATAACTGCTCATCTAATTTAAAGTCCATCAGTCACACAGGGTTTAAACCAGACTGTCCATCATTTTCCTTCTTGTGCATCCTTCCATATTCACATGTTGGAAGACtcagtaaaaattaaataacGTTGAGGAGTGGCATTAAAGAGCAGTATGTATTACCATGCTGAAGGATAGTACTGTGGCAGGGATTACAGTACTGTAATTCAGGCAACCAGAAGGCTAATCCTTCAGTTTCTACATACTACTTTGTAAACAGTGTAAAACAGAGTCCTCAAGTGGCAGTGTACTTAATCAGACTGTTTTGGGACCCATGTGAACTTCCATCCTCCATTCTCATCTCTGCGCACAAAAGCTTGTCCTTGATCAAAGCTGTGCGTTTTAACATTACGGTGCGGATTGAGAGACATCGTAAAGGCAACGTCCGGTTTGCTTCTTGTCACTTCAGGACTGTATGGGGACTTAAAAGGTGAAGACGCGGTTGAACCAGTCAAAGGAGAAGGAAGGCCCTGTGAAGAAGCAGGTTGGTGACAGCAACTGGAATTCAATGGTAACGTCACGGCAGTGAAATTCTCATTAGCTACAGGGTCAGGACGAAAGCCCATTGCTGGTGAGACACTGTTACTGTCATTATAGTCCATTGGTCTAGCAGTGGGAAATACATTCTTTTCCTTTAATGGAGGAAGGAGATTGCTGGAAATGGCACTGTAGTTAGCTGATTCATCAATGGTATTCAGGTCTTTTAGACCCAATGTCTGAAGCACCCAAGAATCCACTGGTGGAGTGTTTGCCACTTCTTCGGCAGTGCAAAACTCCAAGGAAAGATTTCTCCTGGTCTTCTTCTGGTAGCTTCCTGGAAGAAGCTGACTGGCAGTAAAGTTATGAAGTGCTTCATCTCGTAGTCTCCGTTTTCTATTCCTCACTTTCACATCATCTGTGTTAACACCATGCAACAGCTTCTAGGAAGCACAAAATAgtaaagtcattaaaaaaaaaatattgcactaaatgaaatttgaggtttatactgtatgtttttctcCATTGTTTAACAGGTTATTTTTAAATGCTGCACACAGATGCAGCCTCAGGCATGTTATTTTGACATAACAGAATGGCATTTTCAATAACAAAGTGGTGTACCAATTATGGATTGTCAATTTAATTTGATAAAATTATAAGTAATATTAAGACATGAAGAGTATTCAAGGGCAACAAGACTGCAAGTAATCTTCATCTCACAGACAAGACATACTTATAGCAAAATCTAGCGGAGTACACTAAATCACGAAATGGCACAATTAAATACATCTTACATCTGACAAGATAATGTTGAATGATGCCCATTAAATATTAGAGAAAATATCACCATAAACACCGTATTGATGCAGAATTGttcttaaattatataaataaaaagttcacaaaaacaaaagagtTTATCTACAATTAAAAGATATATGTGGACGTCATGTTAAATGTCATATTTGTGTCAGATTCACCCAATCTAATGGCATCATTTTGTATTAACATTGCTTGTTCTCAAGTAAAACTCCGTACAACTGTCTTTCTGATTTGTCCTCACATTAAGCACAAGGACTTTGTGTCAAAACTGTTCCAATATGCAACCTGGAAAAAATAAGTATAGTACCTTGGCCTTTTCCTCCAAACACTTTACTAAGGTAGAGTTCAGGTATTCTTTTAGCTTGT encodes the following:
- the gmnc gene encoding geminin coiled-coil domain-containing protein 1 isoform X5; translated protein: MNTIIPCQDQYFAGGLGYGYGGPYSITTSAASVDVSTETLVSFWAAGLRDNSACQHEPQQQDYYQVDAGHPECFGWTDHLSPQLQRNKLLQDTLLQREEELARLHDENNKLKEYLNSTLVKCLEEKAKKLLHGVNTDDVKVRNRKRRLRDEALHNFTASQLLPGSYQKKTRRNLSLEFCTAEEVANTPPVDSWVLQTLGLKDLNTIDESANYSAISSNLLPPLKEKNVFPTARPMDYNDSNSVSPAMGFRPDPVANENFTAVTLPLNSSCCHQPASSQGLPSPLTGSTASSPFKSPYSPEVTRSKPDVAFTMSLNPHRNVKTHSFDQGQAFVRRDENGGWKFTWVPKQSD
- the gmnc gene encoding geminin coiled-coil domain-containing protein 1 isoform X4; the encoded protein is MKICRQRKANTIIPCQDQYFAGGLGYGYGGPYSITTSAASVDVSTETLVSFWAAGLRDNSACQHEPQQQDYYQVDAGHPECFGWTDHLSPQLQRNKLLQDTLLQREEELARLHDENNKLKEYLNSTLVKCLEEKAKKLLHGVNTDDVKVRNRKRRLRDEALHNFTASQLLPGSYQKKTRRNLSLEFCTAEEVANTPPVDSWVLQTLGLKDLNTIDESANYSAISSNLLPPLKEKNVFPTARPMDYNDSNSVSPAMGFRPDPVANENFTAVTLPLNSSCCHQPASSQGLPSPLTGSTASSPFKSPYSPEVTRSKPDVAFTMSLNPHRNVKTHSFDQGQAFVRRDENGGWKFTWVPKQSD
- the gmnc gene encoding geminin coiled-coil domain-containing protein 1 isoform X3 translates to MTYRCSVFIKNTIIPCQDQYFAGGLGYGYGGPYSITTSAASVDVSTETLVSFWAAGLRDNSACQHEPQQQDYYQVDAGHPECFGWTDHLSPQLQRNKLLQDTLLQREEELARLHDENNKLKEYLNSTLVKCLEEKAKKLLHGVNTDDVKVRNRKRRLRDEALHNFTASQLLPGSYQKKTRRNLSLEFCTAEEVANTPPVDSWVLQTLGLKDLNTIDESANYSAISSNLLPPLKEKNVFPTARPMDYNDSNSVSPAMGFRPDPVANENFTAVTLPLNSSCCHQPASSQGLPSPLTGSTASSPFKSPYSPEVTRSKPDVAFTMSLNPHRNVKTHSFDQGQAFVRRDENGGWKFTWVPKQSD
- the gmnc gene encoding geminin coiled-coil domain-containing protein 1 isoform X2, which gives rise to MTEKQWPNFILRMHLENTIIPCQDQYFAGGLGYGYGGPYSITTSAASVDVSTETLVSFWAAGLRDNSACQHEPQQQDYYQVDAGHPECFGWTDHLSPQLQRNKLLQDTLLQREEELARLHDENNKLKEYLNSTLVKCLEEKAKLLHGVNTDDVKVRNRKRRLRDEALHNFTASQLLPGSYQKKTRRNLSLEFCTAEEVANTPPVDSWVLQTLGLKDLNTIDESANYSAISSNLLPPLKEKNVFPTARPMDYNDSNSVSPAMGFRPDPVANENFTAVTLPLNSSCCHQPASSQGLPSPLTGSTASSPFKSPYSPEVTRSKPDVAFTMSLNPHRNVKTHSFDQGQAFVRRDENGGWKFTWVPKQSD
- the gmnc gene encoding geminin coiled-coil domain-containing protein 1 isoform X1 gives rise to the protein MTEKQWPNFILRMHLENTIIPCQDQYFAGGLGYGYGGPYSITTSAASVDVSTETLVSFWAAGLRDNSACQHEPQQQDYYQVDAGHPECFGWTDHLSPQLQRNKLLQDTLLQREEELARLHDENNKLKEYLNSTLVKCLEEKAKKLLHGVNTDDVKVRNRKRRLRDEALHNFTASQLLPGSYQKKTRRNLSLEFCTAEEVANTPPVDSWVLQTLGLKDLNTIDESANYSAISSNLLPPLKEKNVFPTARPMDYNDSNSVSPAMGFRPDPVANENFTAVTLPLNSSCCHQPASSQGLPSPLTGSTASSPFKSPYSPEVTRSKPDVAFTMSLNPHRNVKTHSFDQGQAFVRRDENGGWKFTWVPKQSD